The Apostichopus japonicus isolate 1M-3 chromosome 3, ASM3797524v1, whole genome shotgun sequence region ggggggggggggggtgagggtagTGATGTCAACTGTAGTATCCTTAAGGTTAGCATATGTTATTAATGTGGGGTGAATATAGTATCATAAAGGTCAATGTGTAGTTTAGTATTTAGGGGGTCAAGTCAAAATGAAGtattgtaaatataaatatgtggATTTACATAGAGGTCAGAGTGCAGTATTGCTGCAAAGGCTTATTGGAGCAGACCAATTATATCTGCTGATAGTAAGCAGTAAAACTAGGCTAACGTAAGGTACAGAAATCATAACTGGCAGAAAAGTGCAAATGCCCCTTTCTTTCCCCTACTGGCATACCATATAATCCACaggcatttagccagtaaatatcCTGAATTCAGAGGCCTGATTAGTGACTGGACCACAATGTCTGTAACTGTGCCAAATTGAGGACTGTAACAAGGCTATTCTATGTATATTACTAAATGAGAATAAGGTGTATAGTATTCACATTTATCATACTCTGTGGCTGTAGCTGAATTCCGCTTTGGGGGCATTCCATATTCTGTCATCCACTATGGTACTAAATATCCTGACCTGTTTGTAAGTTGCCAGATAATAATTAATAGCAAGTTAGGCTCAGTAGACATGATTGAATGGCCTTTGTGTGAAAGGTAAGGAAAACATTGTAATTCATTAGGGCTTACAAATTCAAGATGAAGCTTAAATTTTCATCTAACTGAACATCTGTCAGTGAGCTATGAGCTTGCATAATTTCCAGTTTTATAATGTGTGAGGCCTAAATGTGAATCTTTATTAAAATTGATTAGgatcttaaaaaaaattatggctgttctttcttctttcagtcTGATTCTGTGTCAGCTCTGGAAAAAGATAACGACTACAGAGAAGAACATTTGGACTTCATGCAGCAGCACATACGGAAATTCTGTTTGAACTGTATCCTTGAAGTTTGTAGATGACAATATCAACAGCAGAACTGTAGGGAAAGCAACAGGGATAGGAGGGGGGTtttaaggaggggggggggcaaagagGGGAGAAGGTATCGTAGTAGAAAGAACACTTCAGTTATTCAGGTAGTAAAAGAACCTCGTCTTCGGTGCTCTTAACATTAACTTTGTTGCATTGAAACTCTTGGAAGCAATGTTGTTTCAACTGATTACCTACTAGGTGTAATGGTATGTTCCAGAACAACTGTATTTGATAATCTAAACTTTGACAGTGttttgcaaagttttttttttattgcaattaACATTCTGCAAAATAATTTCATGAATGCATTATTTAAAATGGCATGATCTAAACATTGCCTTTTCATTTTTTGAATCCTGACCGTAAACTTGTAAAAACGTTTACTCTTTTCATCGTGCTGATGACGTTATACCTTAACATCTCAAATCTCAGATGGTGCATCTCTGTTTTATGTTTCTGTCAAAGAAAGCAAGAACTGTGACTtattgtacaaatatatgatCCACAGAATATACAGCTTCCCGTTCAGCATGCCAGCACTCGTTGTAGAAAAGGATGCTATATTTATGTAAGTATTTTTTGTTTGCGGGTTTGCTACAAGGCTTGAAAGATCCATCCTTCCAAATAAGGAGGTAAAGGAGTCCCATTGATTCATGTAacaactatttaaaaaaaaaaattattgctgTGTCAAGGTTAGAATGTATATGAGAATGttagaaaaatgtaattttttgcACATTGAATAATTTGTGATGACATGCTAGACAACATATTGGTGATGCAGTGTCCTGGTACTTAATAACGTCTAGCCGTGCATCTCATACAAGATGCTGTTGTTTTGACTAACTTCTTAAAAGAGTAACAGGCTTGCATTTCTGCCATCGGTATCATGTAGTATGTGTTTCTGATGGAATGGACAGTAAGATTTTGAACACTAACACTGATAATTTAATGTAACCTATCGTAATAAAGATGGGATGGGTATTGGTAGTGTCCTGGTAGGTATCACATATATGGAAGATATAAAAAAGTCAAATCTATATTTgttaaaaatttaactttacaGCCCATCAGGGTGGGACAGTTTACAGAAAATCAGCATTTTGTATGAGAACATGCCAAACCTCAGCCCAGATAAATCATTTGACGAGGTCATCATGAAACCAATCGTGAGGAAGGTAAGACCTTTTGGATTACAATTCTTCATTCGTGGTCGTTGGTCAAACCAGACTTGCAGTGGGTGTGAGTACTCGTACTGGTATTTGtctgtacttgtactcacacTCATTAAATAGTTAGTGGTACTCGTACTCAAGTTTAGTGTAGGACACTGGTGCAAGATGACGTACTCACACTTGTGCTCAGAGCCTTATACTTGTACTCCAAAGGAGATttctactggtactcatactgaCAGTGCTGTCTGCTGGTAACCTTGGTAACCATACTACACTGTCATATAAGTGATACCAGGTGTATGGAAATAAGATGCTCGCTCTCAAAACAGGAAGTAAGGTTTGACTCTTCATTAAGGTGAAGCTAAATATGTACGCAAAGACGACAGTCATTGAACAGGAACTTATTATTTATTCTTATAACAGAAAAGTTTGTAAACTGATTTGTGAAAAATTaaggaacaaaaacaaaaattggtgTGAGACATTACAAAGTTTTACCATAGTATTTATGTTTGAACAACCACTAAGAATAAAACAGTAGGCTTATTTTCCCCATACCTTCTCAGAGAGAATTACCTCTGATGTAAAGTGGTTGTTACACATTAATCTTGCCAAAGAAAAGGCCAAAACACTCTGCCAAGTTTGCACATTTTATCTGTTCTTCAAAGaaatattcaaagaaatattgaaacagCCTACAAGCTATTGGCTGCATTGGGAATTCAagtgaaataaaaattaattaaaaataaattaaaaattatataaaaaaattaaaattaattgaaaCTGTAATAGTAACAGGGAGTAGATCTGAAGTGATCTCTTGTATGTTGTGTATTGAACTGATCAATATTCTTTGATTTCTAGACGTTGCAAGAGAACAAAGAGGTTGTAGCAGAGGATGAACAGACATTCTTACTCAAGCAGCAGGGAGTCCTTAGTAAAACAGCTTCCTCAGGAGGCAAGGTAAATAATTCAAccttttattaatttaaagGAAAATAATTCAACCTAACATGTTAATTTTGACCCTAAATATTAAAACACATTACAGCCTCTAGCttttcttaacttttttttcttcaattcttAAAGAGGTTAACAGAAATAAAGTACAAACCAAAATGTAGAAGAAAGCCACTCTTAAAGAAGTAACATTTGTATTTTGACCTTCACCGTGCAGGAATCACCACAAAAATCTCCTGGAGTCAGACTACCAGAAAGGAGAACATCGCCGAATGTTGCCAATGTCACACCAATAACAGGAGCCAATAGAATGAGGGTAGGCACCCTGTTTTTGATATGTAACTGTGTTCTGGAAGGGAATCAGGACTTAGGTCTCTTAGGAGTTAAGTCTCTACCACAGATGTAAATGCTTTAAAGTAACAGAAGTTTGATATATGCTACATGCGATGATGTAGCAGTTCCATACGTTGCAGTAGAATTAGTGTTGCTAGAGGGGGATGGTTGGGGGGGTTGAGGTTGCAGAACAGTGTCCTGACCTCAAGAAAGCACAGAACTCCAATAAAAAATGTGTAAATGAAGCTGCTTTCCGCATTTTTCTTAACAACTCGTGGGATGGTATTCAGTTCAGTCTTACCCCCAGATAGATGTCTGTGGTTATAATTTTATGCCATTAAAGATTACTGACTTTGTTTTTGGCATTGTATTTCAGGTCTACTCccattttttccttctctttaaCCTTCTTTTCTCTCTTGTTTTATTCTTCAGGGTGAAGCAGGACCAGCTGCAGGCACCAACGAGGGCGTCTTAGCTAATTTCTTTAACAGTTTGTTGAGTAAAAAGACGGCAGGTTCTCCTGGCAAGCCGAGTAAGTAGAAGAGATGTAGAGAGAAGTTACAGCACTAGAGACATTTGTGATGCCTGAGCATGAACTTAGTGATTAGTGAAATGTTAACTATAATGATTTAATGTTATTTGTTTGACTagaaaatatgtcaaaggtGGTAgtaatttttaaaaataatccGGTCTTGTGAGAAAGCTATTTTTTTGTGAGTGTGACTACCATCTCCCAACTCAGGCGTTGTAAAAGCAAGGTGGTGTTGTTGATATGCTAGTAATGATAGGGTTATGAGCACCTCACTATAGACACTCAAGCAGCCGTTTATGTTACATTTCTACAGTTAAACAGGCCTAGTGCACTGTCACTAGTGTTACTGTCACTAGTGTTAATGTCACTACTGTTACTGTCACTAATGTTACTGTCACTAGTGTTACTGTCACTGATGCTTTGGCAAATGCTCTAAAGTCCCGATTGACTTGGCTGGTAATTGTAATCCTTAGTTACCAGAAGTAGTAGGAATAGTTGCCACGGTTACACCACAATTACATGCCTGCCCTTGCAGTTCTCTCATAACTCATCAGATAGCTAAGTGTTGGTATAAGCCATTTTTCATCCAGGATGATCACATCGATAGAGTTCCTTATGGTGCTTCAGTCAGCCTCCTAACCCTTCCTTCCTAAACTCAGACAGCTGCTGTAAAGAGTCATCTTTTAGTCAGTTATAATTTGTCTAATAGCAGATTTATGCGACCGTCTTTGCTTAAAACTTAGTATATCCGAATTCCTTTTCTTCCTCTCAGCTGGTTCAGTGAGGAGCGACGCCGTGGCAGAACTGGACAGAATGACTAAAGGTCGTAAGCCAGTACCCGGCCAATCAGCAACCTCTCCTTCCAGTAACTCTGCATCCTGATCATGACTACTATGGCATCTCATACTTCAGCTAAGTCTTTAAAAGGTCCATGTATTTATTGCACCATTCATTAATCATCTTAATGGGTATGCAGGTATCTAGCTGGGTAAACAGCCTAAGACAAAAGGGGAAAACAAGGAGACTAAAAGGCCTTAAGTTTAGATTAAGTGTGCTTAAACTATTCCAAGTCGACAAAGGTGGCATTCTTGCTCCACTGGTCGATGCTAGAGGAGGAGTCTTCGTGGTTGCTTTAAGGGTTAAGTAGTCCAGTGTTGCTGGTGGATGAATCTACGGtaatactacaaaaaaaaatggggatCATCG contains the following coding sequences:
- the LOC139960561 gene encoding cytoplasmic dynein 1 light intermediate chain 1-like, whose amino-acid sequence is MARNVDQHSTVSQTGNGAENVEDEQQNLWSSILSEVSSHTSSKLPTCKTVIVLGEDESGKTTLISRLQGVEDPKKGFGLEYLYLDVRDEDRDDSTRCGVWILGGEDDYQDLLRYALTAESLEHAFIIIVVDMSQPWNIIDSLEKYTKVLRRHIDSLRIPPQKLKELEQRLVQQFQEYTEPEEGEQESSRKTSIAAQGDEEQVVLPLGETTLTQNLAVPIAVVVSKSDSVSALEKDNDYREEHLDFMQQHIRKFCLNYGASLFYVSVKESKNCDLLYKYMIHRIYSFPFSMPALVVEKDAIFIPSGWDSLQKISILYENMPNLSPDKSFDEVIMKPIVRKTLQENKEVVAEDEQTFLLKQQGVLSKTASSGGKESPQKSPGVRLPERRTSPNVANVTPITGANRMRGEAGPAAGTNEGVLANFFNSLLSKKTAGSPGKPTGSVRSDAVAELDRMTKGRKPVPGQSATSPSSNSAS